In Thalassotalea fonticola, a single genomic region encodes these proteins:
- the rplM gene encoding 50S ribosomal protein L13, whose translation MKTFTAKPESVQREWFVVDAEGKTLGRIATQIATILRGKHKPEYTPSVDVGDYVVVINADKVKVTGNKAKGKIYYSHTGFVGGLKQLSFEQLVEKAPVRPIEFAVKGMLPKGPLGRDMFRKLKVYAGAEHMHTAQQPKVLEL comes from the coding sequence ATGAAAACTTTTACAGCTAAACCAGAAAGCGTTCAACGCGAATGGTTCGTAGTGGATGCCGAAGGTAAAACTTTAGGTCGTATCGCTACTCAAATTGCTACTATTTTACGTGGCAAGCACAAACCAGAATACACTCCAAGTGTTGATGTTGGCGACTATGTTGTTGTGATCAATGCAGACAAAGTTAAAGTAACTGGTAATAAAGCGAAAGGTAAAATTTACTACTCGCACACTGGATTCGTTGGTGGTCTTAAGCAATTAAGCTTCGAACAGCTTGTTGAAAAAGCTCCTGTACGTCCAATCGAGTTTGCAGTTAAAGGCATGTTGCCAAAAGGCCCTCTGGGTCGTGACATGTTCCGTAAATTAAAAGTGTACGCAGGTGCTGAGCACATGCATACTGCACAACAACCTAAAGTTTTGGAGTTATAG
- a CDS encoding ABC transporter substrate-binding protein — MQQLFVKFSVILLTSLSLISGANASDVSKENPYVMIKEVAEITFARFAREEKAIKQNPELLKDIVREELMPYITYKYASYKVLGNHFKAKKGATKEESAAHKQEIAEFMLAFKEYLITSYAQVFTLYEQQQVKFTPTKKIKTDTVMVGVDIIDDIRPTINIKFAVRKNNKTKEWQAYDLVAEGISLLDAKRKELRSILARNGVAKVTEMLKKKSQRKIVFKKNTAVDAKLTKQGTE; from the coding sequence ATGCAGCAATTGTTCGTTAAATTTTCAGTAATATTATTAACTTCGTTAAGCTTGATATCTGGTGCTAACGCAAGTGATGTGAGTAAAGAAAATCCTTATGTGATGATAAAAGAAGTTGCTGAAATTACGTTTGCACGTTTCGCCCGAGAAGAAAAAGCAATCAAACAAAATCCTGAGCTATTAAAAGATATTGTACGTGAAGAACTAATGCCGTATATCACTTATAAATACGCCAGCTATAAAGTTTTAGGTAATCATTTCAAGGCTAAGAAAGGCGCGACTAAAGAAGAAAGTGCTGCGCATAAACAAGAAATTGCTGAGTTTATGTTGGCATTTAAAGAGTATTTAATAACGTCTTATGCACAAGTGTTCACCTTGTATGAACAACAGCAAGTAAAATTTACACCGACGAAAAAAATAAAGACAGATACAGTGATGGTTGGAGTCGATATTATTGATGACATCCGCCCAACAATTAACATTAAGTTTGCAGTTAGAAAAAATAATAAAACCAAGGAATGGCAAGCATATGACCTAGTTGCCGAAGGCATTAGTTTACTTGATGCAAAAAGAAAAGAGTTACGTAGCATTCTTGCTCGCAATGGCGTTGCTAAAGTGACTGAGATGTTGAAAAAGAAAAGTCAGCGTAAAATTGTTTTCAAGAAAAATACTGCAGTGGACGCTAAACTTACAAAACAAGGCACTGAATAA
- a CDS encoding trypsin-like peptidase domain-containing protein, with protein sequence MKLIPALTYILRATSYGLLTAVVLLILVPDLRDGNNLSFNIFTPVNDKSKPISFSSAVAKAAPAVVNIYSETIENDRRYQNRSIQRVKLGSGVIMDSRGYILTNYHVVRNANIITVVLQDSTELSAELIGSDELTDLAVLKVHATNLPVIAVDDNLIPLVGDVVLAIGNPLNLGQTVTQGIISATGRTGLSNTSYREFLQMDAAINDGNSGGALVNSNGDLVGITSAQFTRLNPQTNIQGIFFAVPYKLAAKIMQELISNGRVVRGWLGVSSQQYNPQLKGFVIGSLTPNSPAHLAGLQKGDVVVKINEQDIISINHALDIVAETDPGVILNFSIYRQKNLMTVPVKILEYKEAKN encoded by the coding sequence TTGAAACTTATCCCTGCTCTTACCTATATTTTACGTGCTACCAGTTACGGCCTTTTAACAGCAGTGGTATTACTTATATTAGTACCCGACTTACGTGATGGTAATAACCTTTCATTTAATATTTTTACTCCGGTAAATGATAAATCTAAACCAATTTCATTTTCTTCAGCGGTTGCCAAAGCAGCTCCGGCTGTTGTTAATATCTATTCAGAAACAATAGAGAACGATAGGCGTTATCAAAACCGCTCTATTCAGCGAGTAAAATTAGGCTCCGGGGTGATCATGGATAGCCGTGGTTACATTCTCACCAATTATCATGTGGTACGCAATGCCAATATTATAACCGTTGTTTTACAAGACAGTACCGAGTTAAGTGCAGAGCTTATTGGTAGCGATGAACTTACCGATTTAGCGGTATTAAAAGTCCATGCGACAAATCTACCGGTAATTGCGGTTGATGATAACCTGATCCCTCTGGTTGGCGATGTTGTTCTAGCTATTGGTAATCCTTTGAATTTAGGTCAAACAGTCACTCAGGGTATAATTAGCGCTACAGGTAGAACAGGCCTTAGTAACACCAGTTATAGAGAATTTTTACAAATGGATGCAGCCATTAATGATGGTAATTCAGGTGGTGCTCTGGTTAATTCAAATGGAGATCTCGTTGGGATTACTTCCGCACAATTTACCAGACTTAATCCGCAAACCAATATACAAGGAATTTTCTTTGCTGTGCCATACAAGCTGGCCGCAAAAATCATGCAGGAGTTGATCAGTAATGGTCGTGTGGTTCGGGGCTGGCTTGGTGTAAGTTCTCAGCAATATAACCCGCAACTGAAAGGTTTCGTCATCGGCAGCCTTACGCCAAATAGTCCTGCTCATTTGGCTGGCTTACAAAAAGGTGATGTAGTAGTTAAAATTAATGAACAGGATATTATCAGTATTAACCATGCTTTAGATATTGTTGCAGAAACTGATCCTGGCGTTATCCTTAATTTCTCTATATATCGTCAAAAGAACTTAATGACCGTGCCGGTTAAAATATTAGAGTATAAAGAAGCTAAGAACTAG
- the rpsI gene encoding 30S ribosomal protein S9 — MADNQYYGTGRRKSSVARVFMKAGNGAITINNRDIEVYFGRPTARMVVRQPLELVEMTEKFDLNITVVGGGISGQAGAIRHGITRALMQFDETLRSGLRKAGYVTRDARKVERKKVGLHKARKRPQFSKR; from the coding sequence ATGGCTGATAATCAATATTACGGTACTGGTCGTCGCAAGAGCTCTGTAGCTCGTGTGTTTATGAAAGCTGGTAACGGTGCAATCACAATTAATAATCGTGACATCGAAGTATACTTCGGTCGTCCTACTGCTCGTATGGTTGTTCGTCAACCTCTTGAGTTAGTTGAAATGACTGAAAAGTTTGACCTTAACATCACTGTAGTTGGTGGTGGTATTTCTGGTCAAGCCGGTGCTATCCGTCACGGTATCACTCGTGCATTAATGCAGTTCGACGAAACTTTACGTTCAGGTTTACGTAAAGCTGGTTACGTAACTCGTGATGCTCGTAAAGTTGAACGTAAGAAAGTTGGTTTACACAAAGCGCGTAAACGTCCACAATTCTCAAAACGTTAA
- a CDS encoding STAS domain-containing protein: MVLSKFTISESSAEQFALSGHLTRQSISGKQDKFFAKLSKNKTQDIDLSEVSKFDTAGLAWLLALIEYANSQQTEITYSQVPIELVKLAKLSGVQALLPISA; encoded by the coding sequence ATGGTACTATCTAAGTTTACAATTAGTGAAAGTTCTGCTGAACAATTTGCTCTGTCGGGACATTTAACCCGACAAAGTATCTCTGGCAAGCAAGATAAGTTTTTTGCAAAGCTTAGCAAAAATAAAACACAAGATATTGATTTGTCTGAGGTTAGTAAATTTGATACAGCGGGTTTAGCTTGGCTACTCGCATTGATCGAATATGCCAATTCACAACAAACTGAAATTACCTATTCCCAAGTGCCTATAGAATTAGTTAAACTCGCAAAACTAAGTGGGGTACAAGCCCTATTACCTATTTCAGCTTAA
- the petA gene encoding ubiquinol-cytochrome c reductase iron-sulfur subunit translates to MSNAPVNNGRRRFLTAATSVVGAVGVAGAAVPFIASWNPSAKAKAAGAPVEVNVSKIAVGQLIRAEYRGKPVYIVRRSQDIIDGLGGHEDQLRDPESAEAQQPAYAQNQYRSINPEYLVAEGVCTHLGCAPTYQKGDFSEQVEGVDYGFFCPCHGSKFDMAGRVFAGVPAPLNLVVPEHSFPSAGTLIIGIGKGDA, encoded by the coding sequence ATGAGCAATGCGCCCGTGAATAACGGCCGTCGACGTTTCCTGACAGCAGCTACTTCGGTAGTTGGTGCTGTAGGCGTTGCTGGTGCTGCTGTGCCATTCATTGCTTCCTGGAATCCAAGTGCCAAAGCGAAAGCTGCCGGTGCTCCAGTTGAAGTTAATGTAAGCAAAATAGCTGTTGGTCAGCTAATTCGTGCTGAATACCGTGGCAAACCTGTGTATATCGTACGTCGTAGTCAGGATATCATCGATGGCCTAGGCGGTCATGAAGACCAATTACGAGATCCTGAATCTGCCGAAGCGCAACAACCTGCATATGCACAAAACCAGTATCGCTCAATTAATCCTGAGTATTTAGTTGCTGAAGGTGTTTGTACTCACTTAGGTTGTGCTCCTACTTATCAAAAAGGTGACTTCTCCGAACAGGTTGAAGGCGTAGATTACGGCTTCTTCTGTCCATGTCATGGTTCTAAATTTGATATGGCTGGTCGTGTATTTGCCGGTGTTCCTGCGCCACTGAATCTTGTGGTACCTGAACATTCATTCCCATCAGCAGGTACCTTAATTATTGGTATCGGCAAAGGAGACGCGTAA
- a CDS encoding YhcB family protein: protein MEFIYLFIGVVIGVIGGFFVSKKLSASEQDYNKLEQQVNESKSSLEQYKQDVAAHLDSSADLLAQMNETCKTAMTQMEKSTLLLNKANSETNAMPFFSKETEAQLRSNPQKVKSSRSRKKVPITEAPLDYSNDPSGLFNDNKQIVTNSPG from the coding sequence ATGGAATTTATTTACCTTTTCATCGGCGTAGTTATCGGTGTTATTGGTGGCTTTTTTGTCAGTAAAAAGTTGTCAGCTAGCGAACAAGACTACAACAAATTAGAACAACAAGTGAATGAAAGTAAGTCCTCGCTTGAGCAATACAAACAAGATGTTGCAGCTCACCTTGATAGTTCAGCAGATTTACTTGCACAAATGAATGAAACTTGTAAAACCGCGATGACGCAAATGGAAAAAAGCACACTATTGCTTAACAAAGCAAACAGTGAAACGAATGCAATGCCATTTTTCTCTAAAGAAACTGAAGCGCAATTACGTTCAAATCCACAAAAAGTGAAGTCTTCGCGCTCTAGAAAAAAAGTACCAATTACTGAAGCCCCTTTAGATTATTCTAATGATCCAAGTGGTTTATTTAATGATAACAAACAAATTGTTACAAATAGCCCAGGTTAA
- the zapE gene encoding cell division protein ZapE, with product MIKLTPYQKYQQDLEQEGFAFDAAQENAVQHLQRLYDDLQTKPLPVTGFKKVLKGWVKTYGKNKQQAVRGIYFWGGVGRGKTYLVDTFYDCLPFENKMRVHFHRFMHRVHDELKALTGQSDPLKIIAKKFAAETCIICFDEFFVSDITDAMLLGTLFEELFSHNVTLVATSNIIPDELYRNGLQRARFVPAINLINKNCEVVNVDSGIDYRLRTLEQAEIYHFPLDKQAEDNLFLYFKQLSVEEGRVAINIEINNRPLAVVEESDGVVHFEFNQLCETARSQSDYMELSRIYHTVLLANVTQMGRDTDDSARRFIAMVDEFYERNVKLIISAETTMNELYTDGGLTFEFKRCLSRLQEMQSHDYLASEHLP from the coding sequence ATGATCAAGTTAACGCCTTACCAAAAATACCAACAAGATCTTGAGCAAGAAGGCTTTGCTTTTGATGCCGCTCAAGAAAATGCAGTTCAACATTTACAGCGTTTGTATGACGACTTACAAACTAAACCATTACCGGTAACGGGTTTTAAAAAAGTGTTAAAGGGCTGGGTTAAAACTTATGGCAAAAATAAGCAACAAGCTGTAAGAGGGATTTATTTTTGGGGAGGGGTAGGCCGAGGTAAAACTTACCTGGTAGATACTTTTTATGATTGTCTGCCTTTTGAAAATAAAATGCGGGTTCATTTTCATCGTTTTATGCATCGAGTACATGATGAGCTGAAAGCTTTGACTGGTCAGTCAGATCCATTAAAGATCATCGCTAAAAAATTTGCCGCTGAAACCTGTATCATTTGTTTCGATGAGTTTTTTGTTTCTGATATTACCGATGCCATGTTGTTAGGTACGTTATTTGAAGAATTGTTTAGTCATAATGTTACATTAGTTGCCACTTCAAATATTATTCCCGATGAGTTGTACCGCAACGGTTTACAACGTGCGCGTTTTGTACCTGCAATTAATCTAATTAATAAGAATTGTGAAGTGGTTAATGTCGACAGTGGTATTGATTATCGGTTAAGAACTTTAGAACAAGCAGAAATCTACCACTTTCCACTTGATAAGCAGGCTGAAGATAATTTATTCCTCTATTTCAAACAGTTGTCTGTTGAAGAAGGCAGAGTGGCTATAAATATTGAAATTAATAACAGGCCACTAGCAGTTGTTGAAGAATCTGATGGAGTTGTCCATTTTGAATTCAATCAATTATGTGAAACTGCCCGTAGTCAAAGCGACTATATGGAACTAAGCCGTATATACCACACAGTATTATTAGCTAATGTTACGCAAATGGGCCGTGATACTGATGACAGTGCTCGTCGTTTTATTGCTATGGTAGATGAATTCTATGAGCGTAATGTAAAACTGATTATCTCAGCTGAGACTACCATGAATGAGCTTTATACCGATGGTGGCTTAACTTTTGAATTTAAGCGATGCTTGTCACGATTACAAGAAATGCAGTCACATGATTATTTAGCATCAGAACATTTGCCGTAG
- a CDS encoding BolA family protein: MDVSEIENILKEQLTLDDLHVTFDGSQCKVIAVADMFEEMSRVKKQQTVYAPLADAINSGQIHAVTIKTFTNAQWQREKMFNIPS; the protein is encoded by the coding sequence GTGGACGTTTCAGAAATTGAAAACATTCTAAAAGAACAACTTACGTTAGACGATTTACACGTAACCTTTGACGGCTCTCAATGCAAAGTTATTGCTGTAGCAGATATGTTTGAAGAAATGAGTCGTGTTAAAAAACAGCAAACTGTATACGCTCCTTTGGCTGATGCTATTAACTCAGGACAAATTCATGCAGTAACCATTAAAACATTCACTAATGCTCAATGGCAGCGTGAAAAAATGTTTAACATTCCATCTTAA
- a CDS encoding cytochrome b produces the protein MFANFMAWIDARLPVTDAWNKHLAQYPAPKNFNFWYFFGSLAMLVLVNQIVTGIWLTMNYEPSGDGAFASVEYIMRDVDYGWLLRYMHSTGASAFFIVVYLHMYRGLMYGSYQKPRELLWIFGMLIYLVLMAEAFMGYLLPWGNMSYWGAQVIISLFGAIPIIGDDLTTWIRGDYVISGATLNRFFALHVVALPLVLVVLVFLHILALHEVGSNNPDGTNIKKKKGSVPEEEKSKFEFHEAYTGKYDIVDAIPFHPYYSVKDIMGVVGFLILFCWVMFFVPEGGGYFLEAPNFTPANGLKTPEHIVPVWYFGPFYTILRVIPDKLLGMIGMFAAIGMLFALPWFDRGIVKSFRFRSKAHFVNLVQFTISFIVLGVLGTMPASELANLIGRIATLGYFGFFIALWFYSNNENTKPVPERVTK, from the coding sequence ATGTTTGCAAATTTTATGGCTTGGATTGACGCACGTTTACCAGTAACAGATGCCTGGAATAAGCATTTAGCTCAATATCCAGCTCCTAAAAACTTTAACTTTTGGTACTTCTTTGGCTCATTAGCCATGTTAGTCCTGGTAAACCAAATCGTTACCGGTATTTGGTTAACGATGAATTATGAACCTTCTGGCGATGGTGCATTTGCATCAGTAGAATACATCATGCGTGATGTTGATTACGGTTGGTTATTACGTTATATGCATTCAACGGGTGCTTCGGCATTCTTTATCGTCGTTTACTTACACATGTATCGCGGTTTAATGTACGGTTCTTACCAAAAACCACGTGAGTTACTGTGGATTTTTGGTATGTTAATCTACTTAGTATTAATGGCCGAAGCATTTATGGGTTACTTATTGCCTTGGGGTAACATGAGTTACTGGGGGGCACAGGTAATCATTTCTCTATTTGGTGCAATTCCAATCATTGGCGATGATTTAACAACTTGGATCCGTGGTGACTATGTTATCTCTGGTGCAACGTTAAACCGTTTCTTCGCACTACATGTTGTTGCATTACCGCTAGTATTAGTTGTTCTTGTTTTCTTACATATTTTAGCCTTGCATGAAGTGGGTTCTAATAACCCTGACGGCACTAACATTAAAAAGAAGAAAGGTTCTGTGCCAGAAGAAGAAAAAAGCAAATTTGAATTCCACGAAGCATACACAGGTAAGTATGACATCGTCGATGCGATCCCATTCCACCCTTACTATTCAGTAAAAGACATTATGGGGGTTGTTGGTTTCTTAATCTTATTCTGTTGGGTTATGTTCTTTGTCCCTGAAGGTGGTGGTTACTTCCTTGAGGCGCCGAACTTTACTCCTGCTAATGGTTTGAAAACTCCTGAGCATATTGTGCCAGTTTGGTACTTCGGTCCGTTCTACACTATTTTAAGAGTTATTCCTGACAAGCTTTTAGGTATGATAGGTATGTTTGCTGCCATTGGTATGTTATTTGCCCTGCCTTGGTTTGACCGTGGCATTGTTAAGTCATTCCGTTTCCGTAGTAAAGCTCACTTTGTAAACTTAGTTCAGTTCACTATCAGCTTTATCGTATTAGGTGTATTAGGTACGATGCCTGCATCTGAACTTGCTAACTTGATTGGCCGTATTGCAACACTTGGCTATTTTGGTTTCTTTATTGCGCTTTGGTTCTACTCGAATAACGAGAATACTAAGCCAGTTCCAGAAAGGGTGACTAAATAA
- a CDS encoding ABC transporter substrate-binding protein — translation MKNLLVKFSVTLLASIALFTGANAAEVSKTDPYKMIEEVSKITFDRFAREEAEIKENPELLKDIVREELMPYIFFQYAGLKVLGNYAKPKKGSTKQEVDMHRQNVREFLMAFREYLITSYAQVFTLYEQQQVQFEPAKKIGKQKIIMVGVDIIDENRPPINIKFKVRKNSKTNEWQAFDLVAEGISLLDAKQKELRSILAQNGVVEVTEMLKVKSDRRIVFKKNEDVDAKIEEQGSGNNAAI, via the coding sequence ATGAAAAATTTATTAGTTAAGTTTTCAGTAACTTTATTAGCATCAATAGCATTATTTACAGGAGCCAATGCTGCAGAAGTAAGTAAAACTGATCCTTATAAGATGATTGAGGAAGTATCGAAAATTACTTTTGATCGTTTCGCGCGCGAAGAAGCTGAGATTAAAGAAAACCCTGAATTATTAAAAGATATTGTTCGTGAAGAATTAATGCCTTATATTTTTTTCCAGTATGCAGGATTAAAAGTATTGGGCAATTATGCGAAACCTAAAAAAGGTTCTACTAAGCAGGAAGTAGACATGCACCGTCAAAATGTGCGTGAGTTTTTAATGGCATTTAGAGAGTATTTAATTACTTCATATGCGCAAGTATTTACATTGTATGAGCAACAGCAAGTGCAGTTTGAGCCAGCCAAAAAAATAGGCAAGCAAAAAATAATCATGGTAGGCGTTGATATTATTGATGAAAATCGCCCGCCAATTAATATTAAATTTAAAGTTAGAAAAAACTCAAAAACTAATGAATGGCAAGCGTTTGACTTAGTCGCTGAAGGCATTAGTCTACTCGATGCTAAACAGAAAGAGTTACGTAGTATACTTGCTCAAAATGGTGTTGTAGAAGTTACAGAAATGCTTAAAGTGAAAAGTGATCGCAGAATTGTTTTCAAGAAGAACGAAGATGTAGACGCTAAAATTGAAGAACAAGGCTCTGGAAATAATGCAGCTATCTAA
- the mlaD gene encoding outer membrane lipid asymmetry maintenance protein MlaD has product MVSKKIELMVGFFVALGIAALLTLALKVADSGIQGNGETYQLYAKFDNIGGLKVRSPIKVGGVVVGRVDNIQLDPEDYVPIVTMDIYTQYDNFSEATSISILTAGLLGEQYVGLSPGFIDEELGIGILQPGDFIEDTKPAIVLEELIGQFLFSQGSDE; this is encoded by the coding sequence ATGGTGTCGAAAAAAATTGAATTAATGGTTGGTTTCTTTGTTGCGTTAGGTATTGCCGCGCTGCTTACGCTGGCGTTAAAGGTTGCAGATTCAGGCATACAAGGTAATGGTGAAACTTATCAACTGTATGCAAAGTTTGATAATATAGGTGGCTTAAAAGTTCGCTCGCCGATCAAAGTTGGTGGAGTGGTGGTTGGCCGTGTAGACAATATCCAATTAGATCCAGAAGATTATGTACCAATCGTGACTATGGATATTTACACCCAGTACGATAATTTTTCAGAAGCCACGTCTATTTCAATTCTCACCGCAGGTTTATTAGGTGAGCAATATGTAGGCTTATCACCAGGTTTTATCGATGAAGAACTAGGTATTGGTATTTTACAACCTGGTGATTTTATTGAAGATACTAAACCTGCTATTGTTTTAGAAGAATTAATTGGACAATTTTTATTTAGTCAAGGTAGTGACGAATAG
- the murA gene encoding UDP-N-acetylglucosamine 1-carboxyvinyltransferase, with protein MEAFRINSGNKLHGDVTISGAKNAALPILFATILAETPLQISNVPKLNDIETTIKLLTELGVKASWSADNAISFDASNITNCLAPYDLVKTMRASILVLGPLLARFGHAEVSLPGGCAIGARPVDLHIQGLKLMGADISVENGYIVAKNDGRLKGATIFMDAVSVTGTENLMMAAALAQGTTIIENAAREPEIVDLANFINAMGGKVTGEGTDTLTIEGVESLSGADYAVMPDRIETGTFLVAAAVTGGKIRCLNTDPTALDAVLSKLQEAGAIITTGDDWIGLEMNDKPKAVNIRTAPHPAFPTDMQAQFVTLNAIADGTATTVETIFENRFMHVPELQRMGADIKLEGNTAISVGVEQLTAAQVMATDLRASASLVIAGLVASGETIVDRIYHIDRGYQHIEDKLQLLGADIKRYKVTN; from the coding sequence TTGGAAGCATTTCGTATAAATAGCGGTAACAAGTTACACGGTGACGTTACCATTAGCGGCGCAAAAAATGCCGCTTTACCTATCCTCTTCGCAACAATATTAGCTGAAACACCGCTGCAAATAAGCAACGTGCCAAAACTAAACGATATTGAAACAACAATTAAACTTTTAACTGAACTTGGTGTGAAGGCATCATGGTCTGCAGATAACGCCATTAGTTTTGACGCAAGCAATATTACAAATTGTTTGGCACCGTACGATTTAGTTAAAACTATGCGCGCATCAATTTTAGTATTAGGGCCATTATTAGCTCGCTTTGGTCATGCTGAGGTTTCATTACCTGGCGGTTGTGCCATTGGTGCACGCCCAGTTGATTTACATATTCAAGGCTTAAAATTAATGGGCGCTGATATCAGCGTTGAAAATGGTTATATCGTTGCTAAAAACGATGGTCGCCTTAAAGGTGCAACTATTTTCATGGATGCCGTTAGTGTAACCGGTACAGAGAATTTAATGATGGCTGCCGCTTTAGCACAAGGAACAACCATTATTGAAAATGCAGCTCGAGAGCCTGAAATTGTCGATTTAGCAAACTTCATTAATGCGATGGGTGGTAAAGTCACTGGTGAAGGGACTGACACTCTTACTATAGAAGGTGTTGAAAGCTTATCTGGCGCTGATTACGCAGTAATGCCTGATAGAATTGAAACGGGCACATTCTTAGTCGCTGCAGCAGTCACCGGTGGAAAAATCAGATGCCTGAATACTGACCCAACTGCTCTTGATGCCGTTTTGAGCAAGTTACAAGAAGCTGGAGCTATTATCACAACAGGTGATGATTGGATTGGTTTAGAAATGAATGATAAGCCTAAAGCGGTGAATATCAGAACAGCGCCTCACCCAGCATTTCCAACTGATATGCAAGCTCAGTTTGTAACCTTAAACGCTATAGCTGATGGGACTGCGACAACGGTAGAAACTATATTTGAAAATCGCTTTATGCATGTACCTGAACTACAACGTATGGGGGCTGATATTAAATTGGAAGGTAATACCGCTATTTCTGTTGGTGTTGAACAACTGACAGCCGCACAAGTTATGGCAACTGACCTACGAGCTTCTGCTAGTCTGGTGATCGCTGGCTTAGTTGCGAGTGGTGAAACAATTGTTGATCGTATTTATCATATTGATAGAGGTTATCAACATATTGAAGATAAATTACAACTGCTTGGTGCTGACATTAAACGCTATAAAGTGACGAACTAA
- a CDS encoding Do family serine endopeptidase, which translates to MKKSFSFTPTALLIGSLAFFPAISNAALPLQVDGQEMPSLAPMLEQATPAVVSITVAGTHEVKQGQDPFKFFFGQRRGQQAQERPFRGLGSGVIIDAKKGYVVTNNHVIDEADEILVNLKDGRQYEAKKIGSDAQSDIALLQISAEGLKEIKISNSDDLRVGDFAVAIGSPFGLGQTVTSGIVSALGRSGLNIEQLEDFIQTDAAINSGNSGGALVNLRGELIGINTAILGPSGGNVGIGFAIPSSMMQNLVDQIIEHGEVRRGVLGITGNSINAELAKAMDLDINQGGFVSQVAPNSAAEEAGIKAGDIIIEVNGRKVRSFNELRGKIGSIGAGKTVELTLISDGDTKEVEVTLKAAPDANIAAANLHPMLKGAKLSSNTKGLGVVVNDVADNSPAAAVGLNKGDVIAGVNRVRVENLAALRDALDGITGVVALNVIRGNTELYLMMR; encoded by the coding sequence ATGAAAAAGAGTTTTTCTTTTACCCCTACTGCCCTGCTAATTGGTTCTCTGGCCTTTTTCCCTGCAATTTCCAATGCCGCTCTGCCATTACAAGTTGATGGACAGGAGATGCCTTCTTTGGCGCCTATGCTTGAACAGGCAACACCTGCTGTAGTTAGTATTACTGTGGCTGGCACCCATGAAGTAAAGCAAGGTCAAGACCCTTTTAAGTTCTTTTTCGGCCAACGCCGAGGTCAACAAGCTCAAGAGCGTCCTTTTCGCGGCTTAGGGTCAGGGGTAATTATTGATGCCAAAAAAGGTTATGTGGTTACCAATAACCACGTAATCGATGAAGCAGATGAAATATTGGTTAACCTTAAAGATGGTCGTCAATATGAAGCGAAGAAAATTGGTAGTGATGCACAAAGTGATATAGCCTTACTGCAAATATCAGCTGAAGGTTTAAAAGAAATTAAAATTTCTAATTCTGATGATTTACGAGTCGGGGATTTTGCCGTTGCAATCGGCAGTCCTTTTGGCTTAGGACAAACTGTAACATCAGGAATTGTAAGTGCGTTAGGTCGAAGTGGCTTAAATATAGAACAACTCGAAGACTTTATTCAAACTGATGCTGCTATTAACAGCGGTAATTCAGGTGGTGCGTTAGTAAATTTGCGTGGTGAACTTATTGGTATTAATACCGCAATTCTTGGACCTAGTGGTGGTAATGTAGGCATTGGCTTTGCCATCCCCTCAAGCATGATGCAAAATCTGGTTGATCAAATTATTGAACATGGTGAAGTTAGACGTGGGGTTTTAGGAATCACCGGTAATTCAATAAATGCAGAGCTTGCAAAAGCAATGGATTTAGACATTAATCAAGGTGGTTTTGTCAGCCAGGTGGCCCCAAATTCTGCCGCTGAAGAAGCGGGGATTAAAGCTGGCGATATCATAATCGAAGTTAACGGTCGCAAAGTACGTTCATTTAATGAATTACGTGGCAAAATAGGCTCAATAGGCGCAGGTAAAACCGTTGAATTAACCTTGATTAGTGATGGCGACACCAAGGAAGTAGAAGTTACATTAAAAGCAGCACCTGATGCCAACATTGCCGCAGCTAACTTACACCCAATGCTTAAAGGCGCAAAACTAAGTTCGAATACAAAGGGCTTAGGGGTAGTTGTTAATGATGTCGCTGATAATTCTCCGGCAGCCGCTGTCGGATTAAACAAAGGTGATGTTATTGCCGGAGTTAATCGTGTACGTGTTGAAAACTTAGCCGCTCTAAGAGATGCACTTGATGGCATAACAGGCGTGGTCGCATTAAACGTTATTCGCGGTAACACCGAACTATATTTAATGATGCGTTAG